The Streptomyces avermitilis MA-4680 = NBRC 14893 genome contains a region encoding:
- a CDS encoding DUF456 domain-containing protein, which translates to MGAWKLLPVGVVLLLGLAGVLVPGVPGSWLVWAAVLWWTLKDPQPLAWGVLVGATLVLLLSRAIRWSLPPRRLRESGATPRMGAFAGIGALLGFVLLPVIGAIPGFMGGIYLSERLRLGRHQEAVAATRTAMRSGGSSVLTELFACLLVAGAWLGAVLWG; encoded by the coding sequence ATGGGAGCGTGGAAACTCCTGCCGGTCGGCGTGGTGCTGCTGCTCGGCCTGGCCGGAGTGCTGGTGCCCGGGGTGCCGGGGTCGTGGCTCGTCTGGGCCGCGGTCCTTTGGTGGACGCTGAAGGACCCCCAGCCCCTCGCCTGGGGCGTTCTCGTGGGTGCCACGCTGGTTCTGCTGCTGTCCCGGGCGATCCGCTGGTCCCTGCCGCCACGTCGGCTGCGGGAGAGCGGCGCCACTCCCCGCATGGGGGCGTTCGCGGGGATCGGCGCGCTGCTCGGTTTCGTTCTGCTGCCGGTGATCGGCGCGATACCCGGCTTCATGGGCGGCATCTACCTCTCCGAACGGCTACGGCTCGGCCGGCACCAGGAGGCCGTGGCGGCGACGCGGACCGCGATGCGTTCGGGCGGCTCCAGCGTGCTGACGGAGCTGTTCGCCTGCCTGCTGGTCGCGGGCGCGTGGCTGGGCGCGGTGCTCTGGGGCTGA
- a CDS encoding SGNH/GDSL hydrolase family protein has translation MTRAIKVRHLLAALVTALVLAPTAVGADEGTASGVAPPASAPRWTGTWETAPSGTTPALPGTSIRNVVHTSVGGTALRVRISNRLGTAPLQLDSVTVALQRPGAPRSPDAVPGSMRTATFAGATSVSIPAGRERATDAVRLNVPANANLVVSVHTSADSGPATYHRSAFQTNFLARNGDRTADTDGSAYTTTVSHWYYVTGVDVLGTTAIGSVVALGDSLTDGTGSSASANRRWPDRLAARLRALPPNRRLGVLNAGISGNRVLLDGVGPSALARLDADALLRSGVRAVIVLEGINDIKGTPAQTDPGAFERAYRTIVSRAHARGIRVIGATITPYGGHSSFTGAGEKARQAVNALLRTGRVFDGVADFDAAVRDPANPNRIRPAYDPGDHLHFNDRGMQALADTIDLATLTEWR, from the coding sequence ATGACCCGCGCGATCAAGGTCCGGCACCTCCTCGCCGCCCTGGTGACAGCACTGGTGCTCGCCCCTACGGCGGTGGGAGCCGACGAGGGGACCGCCTCCGGCGTCGCCCCGCCCGCCTCGGCCCCTCGCTGGACCGGCACCTGGGAAACCGCCCCCTCCGGAACCACCCCCGCCCTCCCCGGCACCTCGATCCGCAACGTGGTGCACACCAGCGTCGGCGGCACGGCGCTGCGCGTGCGGATCTCCAACCGGCTCGGCACCGCACCCCTCCAACTCGACTCCGTCACCGTCGCGTTGCAGCGGCCGGGCGCTCCCCGCAGTCCCGACGCCGTGCCGGGTTCCATGCGCACCGCCACCTTCGCGGGCGCCACCTCCGTGTCGATTCCGGCGGGCCGGGAGCGGGCCACCGACGCCGTGCGCCTGAACGTCCCGGCGAACGCCAACCTCGTCGTCAGCGTGCACACCTCGGCCGACTCGGGTCCCGCGACCTACCACCGCTCGGCCTTCCAGACCAACTTCCTCGCCAGGAACGGCGACCGGACCGCCGACACCGACGGCTCCGCGTACACCACGACCGTCTCCCACTGGTACTACGTCACCGGCGTCGACGTCCTCGGCACCACGGCCATCGGCAGCGTGGTCGCGCTCGGGGACTCCCTCACCGACGGCACCGGCTCCTCCGCCAGCGCCAACCGCCGCTGGCCCGACCGTCTCGCCGCCCGCCTGCGCGCGCTGCCGCCGAACCGCCGGCTCGGTGTGCTGAACGCCGGCATCTCCGGCAACCGCGTCCTCCTCGACGGCGTGGGCCCCAGCGCCCTGGCCCGCCTCGACGCCGACGCCCTTCTCCGCTCCGGGGTGCGCGCGGTCATCGTCCTGGAGGGCATCAACGACATCAAGGGCACGCCCGCGCAGACGGATCCGGGTGCCTTCGAGCGGGCGTACCGGACGATCGTGTCCCGCGCGCACGCCCGGGGCATCCGCGTCATCGGCGCGACCATCACCCCGTACGGCGGCCACAGTTCCTTCACCGGAGCCGGTGAGAAGGCACGCCAGGCGGTCAACGCGCTCCTGCGCACCGGCAGGGTCTTCGACGGGGTCGCCGACTTCGACGCCGCCGTCCGTGACCCCGCGAACCCGAACCGCATCCGCCCCGCCTACGACCCCGGCGACCACCTCCACTTCAACGACCGGGGAATGCAGGCGCTGGCCGACACGATCGACCTCGCGACGCTGACCGAGTGGCGATGA
- a CDS encoding PPOX class F420-dependent oxidoreductase, whose amino-acid sequence MTEFSEAERAYLKSQRLGRLATVDAHGQPQANPVGFFPQDDGTILIGGYAMGGTKKWRNLQKNPKVALVVDDVISVEPWRVRGVDIRGEAELLTGPHDLGPHFSEEVIRIHPRRIHGWGLEEA is encoded by the coding sequence ATGACCGAATTCAGCGAGGCCGAGCGCGCGTACCTGAAGTCGCAGCGGCTGGGACGGCTGGCCACCGTCGACGCCCACGGACAGCCGCAGGCGAATCCTGTCGGCTTCTTCCCGCAGGACGACGGGACGATCCTGATCGGGGGCTATGCGATGGGCGGCACGAAGAAGTGGCGCAACCTGCAGAAGAACCCGAAGGTGGCCCTCGTCGTCGACGATGTGATCAGCGTCGAACCGTGGCGGGTTCGCGGCGTGGACATCCGTGGCGAGGCCGAACTCCTCACCGGGCCGCACGACTTGGGTCCGCACTTCAGCGAGGAAGTGATCCGGATTCATCCGCGGCGGATCCACGGCTGGGGGCTCGAGGAGGCCTGA
- a CDS encoding DNA-3-methyladenine glycosylase 2 family protein, producing the protein MDEETRYEAVRSRDARFDGEFFFAVETTGIYCRPSCPAVTPKRQNVRYYATAAAAQSSGFRACRRCRPDAVPGSAAWNVRADVVGRAMRMIGDGVVDREGVGGLAVRLGYSARQVQRQLTAEVGAGPVALARAQRAHTARVLLQTTGLSITEIAFAAGFASVRQFNDTIRAVYAATPSELRAAAPRGGPPARRGAAPSAGIPLRLAHRGPYQAIAVFDLLARETVPGIEEMNGPRGRRTYRRTLRLPYGTGIVAVDERPGAPAPRTPAHHGGWLDARLRLTDPRDLTTAVQRLRRLFDLDADPYAVDERLGQDPRLGPLVAARPGLRSPGTADPDELAVRALVGTAEAERLVRRYGKTLDAPSGSLTHVFPEPAVLAQAEPAGTLGALTAALADGTLRLDAGADRDDARQTLLALPGMDDDTAAVIRTRALGDPDVAPPGAEVPDTWRPWRSYALQHLRVAAESAAYEPAT; encoded by the coding sequence ATCGATGAAGAGACCAGGTACGAGGCGGTGCGCAGTCGCGATGCGCGCTTCGACGGGGAGTTCTTCTTCGCCGTCGAGACGACCGGCATCTACTGCCGCCCCAGCTGCCCGGCGGTGACGCCGAAGCGGCAGAACGTGCGGTACTACGCCACGGCGGCCGCGGCGCAGAGCTCGGGTTTCCGGGCCTGCCGCCGCTGCCGCCCGGACGCCGTGCCCGGCTCGGCCGCGTGGAACGTACGGGCCGATGTCGTCGGCCGCGCCATGCGCATGATCGGGGACGGTGTCGTCGACCGAGAGGGCGTCGGCGGCCTCGCCGTCCGGCTCGGGTACAGCGCCCGCCAGGTGCAGCGGCAACTCACCGCCGAGGTCGGCGCCGGACCCGTCGCCCTCGCCCGCGCCCAGCGCGCCCACACCGCGCGCGTCCTGTTGCAGACCACCGGCCTGTCCATCACCGAGATCGCGTTCGCGGCCGGGTTCGCCAGCGTGCGGCAGTTCAACGACACCATCAGGGCGGTGTACGCGGCCACGCCCAGTGAGCTGCGCGCCGCCGCGCCCCGGGGCGGACCGCCCGCCCGCCGCGGCGCCGCCCCCTCCGCCGGGATCCCGCTCCGGCTCGCCCACCGGGGCCCGTACCAGGCCATCGCCGTCTTCGACCTCCTCGCCCGCGAGACCGTGCCGGGCATCGAGGAGATGAACGGTCCGCGCGGCCGGCGCACCTACCGCCGGACCCTCCGCCTTCCGTACGGCACCGGAATCGTGGCCGTCGACGAGCGCCCCGGCGCTCCCGCGCCCCGTACCCCGGCCCACCACGGCGGCTGGCTCGACGCCCGCCTGCGCCTCACCGACCCGCGCGACCTCACCACCGCCGTTCAGCGGCTGCGGCGACTGTTCGACCTCGACGCCGATCCGTACGCCGTCGACGAACGCCTGGGCCAGGACCCCCGGCTCGGTCCGCTCGTCGCCGCCCGTCCCGGCCTGCGCTCGCCGGGCACGGCCGACCCGGACGAGCTGGCCGTACGCGCGCTGGTGGGCACGGCGGAGGCCGAGCGGCTGGTACGGCGGTACGGGAAGACACTCGACGCCCCCAGCGGCAGCCTCACCCACGTCTTCCCCGAACCGGCCGTGCTCGCACAGGCCGAACCGGCCGGCACACTCGGTGCCCTGACCGCCGCCCTCGCCGACGGCACCCTCCGCCTCGACGCCGGCGCCGACCGCGACGACGCCCGGCAAACCCTGCTCGCCCTGCCGGGCATGGACGACGACACGGCCGCCGTCATCCGTACCCGTGCCCTCGGCGACCCGGACGTGGCACCGCCGGGCGCCGAAGTCCCCGACACCTGGCGCCCCTGGCGCTCGTACGCACTCCAACACCTGAGGGTGGCCGCCGAGTCGGCAGCGTACGAGCCGGCCACGTAG
- the rsgA gene encoding ribosome small subunit-dependent GTPase A, which translates to MSLSSLPGSFSSSSHPLVPYGWDADWEAEFAPYDSEGLLAGRVIRVDRGQCDVVTPGGMLRADTAFVTPHDPMRVVCTGDWVAVEPAGDPRYVRTYLPRRSAFVRSTSSKRSEGQILAANVDYAVVAVSLAVELDLGRVERFLALAWESGAQPVVVLTKADLVPDATTLSYLVQDVETAAPGVPVLSVSSNLGEGLDVLAAVLSGGTSVLLGQSGAGKSTLANALLGEDVMKVHATRDVDGKGRHTTTTRNLLALPGGGVLIDTPGLRGVGLWDAETGVNQVFSEIEALAAECRFHDCAHTAEPGCAVLAALDTGELPERRLDSYRKLLRENQRIVAKTDARLRAEIRRDWKRKGAEGKAAMEAKRGQWG; encoded by the coding sequence TTGTCACTCTCTTCTCTCCCGGGTTCGTTCTCCTCTTCCTCGCATCCGCTCGTGCCGTACGGCTGGGATGCGGACTGGGAGGCCGAGTTCGCCCCGTACGACTCCGAAGGCCTGCTGGCCGGGCGTGTCATCCGGGTCGACCGCGGTCAGTGCGACGTGGTCACCCCCGGCGGGATGCTGCGCGCCGACACCGCGTTCGTCACCCCGCACGATCCGATGCGCGTCGTGTGCACCGGTGACTGGGTCGCCGTCGAACCGGCCGGCGACCCCCGCTACGTACGGACGTATCTGCCGCGCCGCTCCGCCTTCGTCCGCTCCACCTCCTCCAAGCGCTCCGAGGGGCAGATCCTCGCGGCCAACGTCGACTACGCCGTGGTCGCCGTGTCCCTCGCCGTGGAACTCGACCTTGGCCGCGTCGAACGCTTCCTCGCCCTGGCGTGGGAGTCCGGCGCGCAGCCGGTGGTGGTCCTCACCAAGGCGGACCTGGTGCCGGACGCGACGACGCTCTCGTATCTCGTGCAGGACGTGGAGACGGCGGCGCCCGGTGTGCCCGTGCTGTCGGTCAGCTCCAACCTCGGCGAAGGACTCGACGTCCTCGCGGCGGTCCTGTCCGGCGGTACGTCCGTGCTGCTCGGGCAGTCCGGCGCGGGCAAGTCGACCCTCGCCAACGCGCTGCTCGGCGAGGACGTCATGAAGGTGCACGCCACGCGGGACGTGGACGGCAAGGGCCGCCACACCACGACCACGCGCAACCTGCTCGCCCTGCCGGGCGGGGGTGTCCTCATCGACACCCCGGGGCTGCGCGGGGTCGGCCTCTGGGACGCGGAGACCGGGGTCAACCAGGTCTTCTCCGAGATCGAGGCACTGGCCGCGGAATGCCGCTTCCACGACTGCGCGCACACCGCGGAGCCGGGTTGCGCGGTCCTCGCGGCCCTCGACACCGGCGAGCTGCCGGAGCGGCGCCTCGACAGCTATCGCAAGCTGCTGCGCGAGAACCAGCGCATCGTCGCCAAGACCGACGCCCGGCTGCGGGCCGAGATCCGCCGGGACTGGAAGCGGAAGGGGGCGGAGGGGAAGGCGGCCATGGAAGCGAAGCGGGGACAGTGGGGGTAG
- a CDS encoding cellulose-binding domain-containing protein, which yields MPDLPTPQDAAEAALFSECWDAVLSYADLCTSGSAAAAQLATEAFTHGIHQARAADATAKDTGRRTLRLPRIPLLLTAVRTAAAAWEAHGQGHRLDPDLRLWLNSDKAARYTGPPLHRPLALRGLRDMQEPDAALLWLAEVESLPLPDVARRLGLDPTAAAEELVQVRALFRDRCHRNHLDTPMKAECRSYARLLDAVTRSPNAGAPDDLSRHLATCVECAEAAACLRLHGGGLPSALAGGVIGWGGLAYLERRRRAADAGLSGGRVYTGADTGLAQGGTARPRIGRTGILAAAVIVSALALGASLMQFGDSGGGASASDDATDGRPVAGEAASLPAADLPSGSAAAPSSSSSSSTSRPTGAKSEVKSSDPDTEPQGKSSSTVEETHKAGGSTKAPSYCQVKYEILNEWPDGFQATVTVTSEKALDNWRIGWTFRDGQQISQMWDASVTQSGARVTAAAADYNKQVAADGTFAFGFLSTWHDENTTPYGFTLNGGKCTTNG from the coding sequence ATGCCCGACCTGCCGACCCCCCAGGACGCCGCCGAGGCAGCACTGTTCTCCGAGTGCTGGGACGCGGTCCTGTCGTACGCCGATCTGTGCACGTCCGGTTCGGCTGCCGCGGCACAGCTTGCCACCGAGGCGTTCACGCACGGGATCCACCAGGCGCGCGCCGCCGACGCCACGGCGAAGGACACCGGGCGCCGGACGCTCAGGCTGCCGCGCATTCCGCTGCTGCTGACGGCCGTTCGCACTGCCGCCGCCGCCTGGGAGGCCCACGGGCAGGGGCACCGTCTCGACCCCGACCTGCGGCTGTGGCTCAACTCCGACAAGGCCGCACGCTACACCGGGCCGCCCCTGCACCGCCCGCTCGCGCTGCGCGGTCTGAGGGACATGCAGGAGCCGGACGCGGCGCTGCTGTGGCTGGCCGAGGTGGAGTCGCTGCCCCTGCCGGACGTGGCCCGTCGGCTCGGCCTCGACCCCACGGCGGCGGCCGAGGAACTCGTCCAGGTACGGGCGCTGTTCAGAGACCGCTGCCACCGCAACCACCTCGACACCCCCATGAAGGCCGAGTGCCGCAGCTACGCGCGGCTCCTCGACGCGGTGACCCGGTCACCGAACGCCGGTGCGCCCGATGACCTCTCGCGGCACCTCGCCACCTGTGTGGAGTGCGCCGAGGCCGCGGCGTGCCTGCGTCTGCACGGCGGGGGACTGCCCTCCGCGCTGGCGGGCGGAGTCATCGGCTGGGGCGGGCTCGCCTATCTGGAGCGCCGGCGCCGGGCGGCGGACGCGGGACTGAGTGGCGGGCGCGTGTACACGGGCGCGGACACCGGGCTCGCCCAGGGCGGGACGGCCCGGCCGCGGATCGGCAGGACCGGGATCCTGGCCGCGGCCGTGATCGTGTCGGCGCTTGCGCTGGGGGCCTCGCTGATGCAGTTCGGCGACTCGGGCGGCGGCGCGTCGGCGAGCGACGACGCGACGGACGGCCGGCCGGTGGCGGGCGAGGCTGCGTCACTGCCCGCCGCGGACCTGCCCTCGGGGTCGGCCGCCGCCCCCTCGTCCTCGTCCTCCTCCTCGACTTCGCGGCCGACGGGCGCGAAGTCCGAGGTGAAGAGCAGCGACCCCGACACGGAGCCCCAGGGCAAGTCGTCCTCCACCGTGGAGGAGACGCACAAGGCGGGCGGCTCGACGAAGGCCCCGTCCTACTGCCAGGTGAAGTACGAGATACTCAACGAATGGCCGGACGGCTTCCAGGCCACGGTCACGGTCACCTCCGAAAAGGCGCTCGACAACTGGCGCATCGGCTGGACGTTCCGTGACGGCCAGCAGATCAGCCAGATGTGGGACGCGAGCGTCACCCAGAGCGGCGCCCGGGTCACGGCCGCGGCAGCCGACTACAACAAGCAGGTCGCGGCCGACGGCACCTTCGCCTTCGGCTTCCTGTCCACCTGGCACGACGAGAACACGACCCCGTACGGCTTCACGCTGAACGGCGGCAAGTGCACGACGAACGGCTGA
- a CDS encoding radical SAM protein: protein MGSRTALVEDLMERFPHVPREAVFKEDLLRGGVAFDDSALSDNEDGDVKPKSYFIFSFDHGTLPELGEAALRRPPEEIILTGGPYDLRRTVVSVRVNPASPYRVAADEDGMLGLYLDGKRISDVGVPPMPEYYRHQLSNGKSVMEVAPTIQWGYLIYLTVFRVCQYFGAKEECQYCDINHNWRQHKAAGRPYTGVKDVEEVLEALEIIDRYDTAKASTAYTLTGGAITSKVAGRDEADFYGHYAKAIEERFPGRWIGKVVAQALPRDDVQRFKDHGVQIYHPNYEVWDRRLFELYCPGKERYVGRDEWHKRILDSAEIFGARNVIPNFVAGVEMAEPFGFTTVDEAIASTTEGLRFFMSHGITPRFTTWCPEPTTPLGKANPQGAPLEYHIRLLEAYRATMEDFGLSSPPGYGEPGPGRAVFSVSSFMDSLPAQEPTPA from the coding sequence ATGGGCAGCCGTACCGCGCTGGTCGAGGATCTGATGGAGCGGTTCCCGCACGTACCGCGGGAAGCCGTTTTCAAGGAGGACCTGCTCCGGGGAGGTGTGGCCTTCGACGACTCGGCGCTCTCGGACAACGAGGACGGCGACGTCAAGCCGAAGTCGTACTTCATCTTCTCCTTCGACCACGGCACCCTGCCCGAGCTGGGCGAGGCCGCGCTGCGCCGGCCGCCGGAGGAGATCATCCTCACCGGTGGCCCGTACGACCTGCGGCGCACCGTCGTGTCGGTGCGCGTGAACCCGGCCTCGCCGTACCGGGTGGCCGCCGACGAGGACGGCATGCTCGGGCTCTACCTCGACGGGAAGCGGATCTCGGACGTCGGCGTCCCCCCGATGCCGGAGTACTACCGGCACCAGCTCTCCAACGGGAAGTCCGTCATGGAGGTCGCCCCGACGATCCAGTGGGGCTATCTGATCTACCTCACCGTCTTCCGGGTCTGCCAGTACTTCGGCGCCAAGGAGGAGTGCCAGTACTGCGACATCAACCACAACTGGCGCCAGCACAAGGCGGCGGGCCGCCCGTACACCGGCGTGAAGGACGTCGAGGAGGTCCTCGAAGCGCTGGAGATCATCGACCGGTACGACACCGCGAAGGCGTCCACCGCGTACACGCTCACGGGCGGTGCGATCACGTCCAAGGTCGCCGGGCGCGACGAGGCCGACTTCTACGGGCACTACGCCAAGGCCATCGAGGAGCGCTTCCCGGGGCGCTGGATCGGCAAGGTCGTCGCGCAGGCGCTCCCGAGGGACGACGTCCAGCGCTTCAAGGACCACGGCGTGCAGATCTACCACCCCAACTACGAGGTGTGGGACCGCCGGCTGTTCGAGCTGTACTGCCCCGGAAAGGAGCGCTACGTCGGCCGCGACGAGTGGCACAAGCGCATTCTCGACTCGGCGGAGATCTTCGGCGCGCGCAATGTGATCCCCAACTTCGTGGCGGGCGTGGAGATGGCGGAGCCCTTCGGCTTCACGACGGTCGACGAGGCCATCGCCTCCACCACCGAGGGCCTGCGCTTCTTCATGTCGCACGGCATCACGCCCCGCTTCACCACCTGGTGCCCGGAGCCGACGACGCCGCTCGGCAAGGCCAACCCGCAGGGTGCGCCGCTGGAGTACCACATCCGCCTGCTCGAGGCGTACCGCGCCACGATGGAGGACTTCGGTCTCTCCTCCCCGCCCGGCTACGGGGAGCCCGGCCCGGGACGCGCGGTCTTCTCCGTCAGCTCCTTCATGGACAGCCTCCCGGCACAGGAACCGACCCCGGCCTAG
- a CDS encoding hydroxyacid dehydrogenase: MPERPLAMFAMTAENVPWIFPPEVLARLRACVDIDPGLVAEDFTAPRVREALAGVEILITGWGCPRLDAAVLDAAPELRAVLHAAGSVKGFATPALWERGIAVSSAAGANALPVAEYALAMILLAGKDLFAHRDRFRTDRAFPMGDILPGVGNFGRRVGIVGASRIGRRLIELLRPFDLRPSLADPYVDAAEAARLGVPLLPLDDLLRSSDIVTLHAPLTPETRRLIGRRELALMPDGSFLVNTARGALVDHEALVDELRAGRLSAVLDVTEPEPLPAGSPLFDLPNAFVTPHLAGSQGNEVARLGLTVTEEAERLRGGEAPAYAIDPGALERTA; this comes from the coding sequence TTGCCCGAGCGTCCCCTGGCGATGTTCGCCATGACCGCCGAGAACGTGCCATGGATCTTCCCGCCGGAGGTGCTCGCCCGACTGCGCGCCTGTGTGGACATCGACCCCGGTCTGGTGGCCGAGGACTTCACCGCTCCCCGGGTACGGGAGGCGCTCGCCGGGGTGGAGATCCTGATCACCGGCTGGGGCTGCCCCCGCCTCGACGCGGCCGTCCTCGACGCGGCGCCCGAGCTGCGCGCCGTGCTGCACGCGGCGGGCTCGGTGAAGGGCTTCGCCACCCCCGCGCTCTGGGAACGCGGCATCGCGGTCTCCTCCGCGGCCGGCGCCAACGCGCTGCCCGTCGCCGAATACGCGCTCGCCATGATCCTGCTCGCCGGCAAGGACCTCTTCGCGCACCGCGACCGCTTCCGCACCGACCGGGCCTTTCCCATGGGGGACATCCTGCCGGGCGTCGGCAACTTCGGCCGCCGGGTCGGGATCGTGGGCGCCTCCCGCATCGGCCGCCGGCTCATCGAACTGTTGCGCCCCTTCGACCTGCGGCCGAGCCTGGCCGACCCGTACGTAGACGCGGCGGAGGCCGCCCGGCTCGGCGTTCCCCTGCTGCCGTTGGACGACCTGCTGCGCTCCTCCGACATCGTCACCCTGCACGCCCCGCTGACCCCCGAGACCCGTCGGCTCATCGGCCGTCGCGAACTCGCCCTGATGCCGGACGGGTCCTTCCTCGTCAACACCGCGCGCGGCGCCCTGGTCGACCACGAGGCGCTCGTCGACGAACTGCGCGCCGGACGGCTCAGCGCCGTCCTCGACGTCACGGAACCCGAGCCGTTGCCCGCCGGCTCCCCGCTCTTCGACCTGCCGAACGCCTTCGTCACCCCCCACCTGGCGGGCTCGCAGGGCAACGAGGTGGCCCGCCTCGGCCTCACCGTGACGGAGGAGGCGGAGCGGCTGCGAGGGGGCGAGGCGCCGGCGTACGCGATCGACCCCGGCGCGCTGGAGCGCACCGCGTGA
- a CDS encoding FAD-binding protein, which yields MTDAGTALTNWAGNITYSAKELHRPQSLDALRALVADSAKVRVLGSGHSFNEIAEPGADGVLLSLTALPPSVEVDTAARTVRVAGGVRYAELARVVHGHGLALPNMASLPHISVAGSVATGTHGSGVTNGSLASAVREVELVTADGSAVRIGRGDDRFDGAVTALGALGVVTALTLDLEPDYRVAQQVFTELPLAGLDFDAVAASAYSVSLFTGWRTSGFAQVWLKRRTDRPSADFPWAAPATEAMHPVPGMPAVNCTQQFGVPGPWHERLPHFRAEFTPSSGAELQSEYLLPRPYALDALHALDAVRETVAPVLQICEVRTVAADAQWLSPAYGRDTVALHFTWVEDLAAVLPVVRRVEEALDPFDPRPHWGKVFAVPARVLRGRYPRLGDFRALVDSLDPGGKFTNAFVREVLGSGDRPS from the coding sequence ATGACTGACGCAGGGACCGCGCTCACCAACTGGGCCGGGAACATCACGTACTCGGCCAAGGAGCTGCACCGGCCGCAATCGCTGGACGCGCTGCGGGCGCTGGTCGCGGACAGTGCGAAGGTGCGGGTACTGGGCAGCGGGCACTCGTTCAACGAGATCGCCGAGCCGGGTGCCGACGGCGTACTGCTGTCGCTGACCGCCCTGCCGCCGTCGGTCGAGGTGGACACGGCCGCCCGTACCGTACGGGTCGCGGGCGGGGTCCGGTACGCCGAACTCGCCCGGGTGGTGCACGGACACGGGCTCGCGCTGCCCAACATGGCCTCGCTCCCGCACATCTCCGTGGCGGGCTCGGTGGCCACCGGCACGCATGGCTCCGGCGTCACCAACGGCTCGCTCGCCTCGGCCGTGCGGGAGGTGGAGCTGGTCACGGCCGACGGTTCGGCGGTGCGGATCGGGCGGGGCGACGACCGGTTCGACGGCGCCGTGACCGCGCTCGGGGCGCTCGGGGTGGTCACCGCGCTCACGCTCGATCTGGAGCCGGACTACCGGGTCGCCCAGCAGGTTTTCACCGAACTCCCGCTGGCGGGGCTGGACTTCGATGCGGTGGCGGCTTCGGCGTACAGCGTCAGCCTCTTCACCGGCTGGCGGACGTCGGGCTTTGCGCAGGTGTGGCTCAAGCGCCGCACCGACCGGCCGTCGGCCGACTTCCCGTGGGCGGCGCCGGCCACCGAGGCGATGCACCCCGTGCCGGGCATGCCCGCGGTCAACTGCACCCAGCAGTTCGGGGTCCCGGGCCCCTGGCACGAGCGACTCCCGCACTTCCGGGCGGAGTTCACCCCCAGCAGCGGCGCCGAGCTCCAGTCGGAGTACCTGCTGCCGCGCCCGTACGCCCTCGACGCGCTGCACGCCCTGGACGCCGTGCGGGAGACGGTGGCGCCGGTGCTCCAGATCTGCGAGGTGCGGACGGTCGCCGCCGACGCGCAGTGGCTGAGCCCCGCCTACGGGCGGGACACCGTGGCGCTGCACTTCACCTGGGTCGAGGACCTGGCCGCCGTACTGCCCGTGGTGCGGCGGGTCGAGGAGGCGCTGGACCCCTTCGACCCGCGGCCGCACTGGGGCAAGGTCTTCGCGGTCCCGGCGCGGGTGCTGCGCGGGCGGTATCCGCGACTGGGCGATTTCCGGGCCCTGGTGGACTCGCTCGATCCCGGCGGAAAGTTCACCAACGCCTTCGTACGGGAGGTGCTGGGCTCCGGCGACCGGCCGTCGTGA